A genome region from Erigeron canadensis isolate Cc75 chromosome 3, C_canadensis_v1, whole genome shotgun sequence includes the following:
- the LOC122592942 gene encoding mitochondrial outer membrane protein porin 4: MGNGPAPFSDIGKRAKDLLTKDYNYDHKFVLSVPGSTPMGLTATGLQKGQIFLGDICAQYKSGRTNVDVKVDTYSNVSTKVTVHEVMPFTKAILSFDVPDHKSGKLDVQYLHPRVAIDSSIGLNPSPVLNVAAAIGHKDIHLGGEVGFDTSSASFTKYTAGISFNKPDLSASLMLMDKGQTLKASYVHSVDPSNNTQVVAEMTHNLSTLENSFTFGSAHVLDRFNTVKTRFSDNGKVAMLCQREWRPKSLITISAEYDTKRTDISPKWGLALALKP, encoded by the exons ATGGGCAACGGTCCGGCACCTTTTTCGGATATTGGCAAACGAGCAAAAG ATCTGTTGACCAAGGATTACAACTATGACCACAAGTTTGTATTGTCAGTTCCTGGATCTACTCCCATG GGACTGACGGCTACTGGTCTGCAAAAAGGTCAAATCTTTCTTGGAGATATATGTGCACAGTACAAGAGTGGCAGGACTAATGTAGATGTAAAAGTAGATACATATTCAAAT GTGTCAACAAAAGTTACTGTTCATGAAGTAATGCCATTTACGAAAGCTATCTTAAGCTTTGATGTTCCCGATCATAAATCTGGAAAG CTTGATGTTCAGTATCTGCATCCCCGAGTTGCCATTGATTCGAGTATTGGCCTGAACCCATCCCCAGTTCTAAATGTTGCTGCTGCCATTGGTCACAAGGACATACATCTTGGTGGTGAAGTTGGCTTTGATACCTCCTCTGCTTCATTTACCAAGTACACTGCTGGGATAAGCTTTAACAAACCCGATCTTTCTGCTTCACTTATGCT GATGGATAAAGGGCAAACATTGAAGGCATCATATGTACACTCTGTAGATCCCTCAAACAATACTCAAGTTGTTGCTGAAATGACACACAATCTATCCACGTTAGAAAACAGTTTTACATTCGGAAGTGCTCATGTTCTTGACCGTTTCAACACGGTTAAAACCAGGTTCTCTGACAACGGAAAAGTTGCAATGCTGTGCCAACGAGAATGGCGACCAAAATCTTTGATAACCATATCAGCAGAATATGACACCAAGAGAACTGATATATCCCCTAAGTGGGGTCTTGCACTAGCTCTCAAGCCTTGA
- the LOC122594627 gene encoding beta-1,3-galactosyltransferase pvg3-like: MKNVPYPENHRKFIIVSVIFIVFLITLAFINETQFANLSEISKCAASSPLINYSLPIKSSEDEIRILLGIPTRADNYQRRHFLRLIYGTQSVEGAKVDVKFVFCNLTKEDQRILIALEIMLHNDIIILNCKENMDNGKTYTYFSSLPDMLKNNDSDSTNPPYHYVMKGDDDTYFRLPKLVETLRPLSREDLYYGYVVPCPSMDPFVNYMSGMGYLVSWDIVEWIKESDIPKNHMVGPEDKVFGEWMRDGRRAKNRYNAKWHMYDLPEPPTRCAHELWPETVGVHRLKNQDKWIRTLQYFNATRDLKPSKLYHIP; encoded by the coding sequence ATGAAGAATGTACCATATCCCGAAAATCACAGAAAATTCATCATTGTATCTGTCATATTCATCGTCTTCCTGATCACTTTGGCATTCATTAATGAAACTCAGTTTGCAAATCTATCAGAAATCAGTAAATGCGCTGCCTCCTCACCTTTAATCAACTATTCCCTACCCATTAAATCATCAGAAGATGAAATTAGAATCCTTCTCGGGATTCCAACACGCGCTGACAACTACCAACGCCGCCATTTCCTCCGCCTCATATATGGAACCCAGTCAGTGGAAGGAGCAAAAGTCGATGTAAAGTTTGTCTTCTGTAACCTAACAAAAGAAGACCAAAGGATTTTAATAGCACTCGAGATAATGCTACACAACGATATCATAATATTGAACTGCAAAGAGAATATGGATAATGGTAAGACTTACACCTATTTCTCAAGCTTACCAGATATGCTGAAAAACAACGACTCTGACTCGACCAACCCACCATACCATTATGTTATGAAAGGCGATGATGATACTTATTTCCGGCTACCCAAATTGGTGGAGACCTTGAGGCCTTTATCAAGAGAAGATCTATACTATGGCTATGTGGTTCCATGTCCTAGTATGGATCCTTTTGTGAATTACATGTCAGGAATGGGATACTTAGTATCATGGGACATAGTTGAGTGGATTAAAGAATCAGATATCCCGAAAAACCACATGGTAGGGCCGGAAGATAAAGTTTTTGGAGAATGGATGCGAGATGGACGCCGTGCAAAAAACAGGTATAATGCTAAGTGGCATATGTATGATTTGCCAGAACCACCTACAAGGTGTGCACATGAGCTTTGGCCAGAAACGGTGGGAGTTCACCGTTTGAAGAATCAAGATAAGTGGATTCGGACATTGCAGTATTTCAATGCAACTCGAGATTTAAAACCTTCTAAATTGTATCATATACCTTAG